From Etheostoma spectabile isolate EspeVRDwgs_2016 chromosome 8, UIUC_Espe_1.0, whole genome shotgun sequence, a single genomic window includes:
- the LOC116694573 gene encoding oocyte zinc finger protein XlCOF6.1-like, whose product MSKVEMLRVAVNERLVAAAEEIFGLFERTIAEYEEELGRSKRTVERQRKLLDAVWKPELRLHRAVLSADSQQDPDPPRSSSAQPMETESDADDPDSSLQAADDGETPDCSDQADTVKPKETPTGVPASSKPEAATKGDYSKESRKPQSGSRTLRNKGVPGVGKGLKTGMKSCSCSQCGKTFQPKGRKRPFVCPACVQRATQCAHVVTDRSSGVRSIRCSACKKEFSHKKEAVRHVRMHNKEKPFSCSLCGKGFTQKSGLRAHMRIHTGEKPYGCPRCPKRFNRSGILARHMRVHTGEKPYGCSVCSTRFTLRQSLLIHMRIHTGEKPFSCSVCDKTFTQKVHLTQHMTLHSGDTPFSCSACGRTFTRQSRVKNHKCDPQSSSS is encoded by the exons ATGTCTAAAGTAGAAATGTTGAGAGTGGCGGTGAATGAGCGTCTGGTCGCGGCTGCTGAGGAGATATTCGGACTGTTTGAAAGAACCATAGCGGAGTATGAAGAGGAACTGGGCCGTTCAAAGAGGACGGTCGAGCGGCAGCGCAAACTACTGGACGCGGTATGGAAGCCTGAGCTCCGGCTACACAGAGCAG TGTTATCTGCAGATTCTCAGCAGGACCCAGACCCCCCACGCAGCAGCTCAGCTCAACCGATGGAAACAGAGAGCGATGCAGACGATCCAGATAGTTCTTTACAAGCAGCTGATGATGGCGAGACCCCAGACTGTTCTGATCAAGCTGACACTGTAAAACCAAAGGAGACCCCGACAGGTGTACCAGCCTCCTCTAAGCCTGAGGCTGCCACCAAGGGTGATTACTCAAAGGAGTCAAGGAAACCTCAGTCAGGTTCAAGAACTCTAAGAAACAAGGGCGTTCCTGGAGTTGGTAAAGGATTGAAAACTGGCATGAAGTCTTGTAGCTGCTCTCAGTGTGGTAAAACATTTCAACCCAAGGGCAGAAAAAGACCGTTTGTTTGCCCAGCTTGTGTTCAAAGAGCCACACAGTGTGCACATGTAGTCACAGATAGAAGTTCAGGGGTAAGAAGCATCAGATGTTCAGCCTGTAAGAAAGAGTTTAGCCATAAAAAAGAGGCCGTGAGACATGTCCGAATGCACAACAAAGAGAAACCCTTCAGCTGCTCACTTTGTGGTAAAGGGTTCACCCAGAAGTCAGGTCTGCGCgcacacatgagaatccacacaggagagaagccgtacGGCTGCCCGCGCTGTCCCAAACGGTTCAACCGGAGCGGGATTCTGGCTCGGCACATGCGAGTTCATACGGGAGAGAAGCCGTACGGCTGCTCGGTGTGCAGCACCAGATTCACCCTGAGGCAGTCGCTGTTGATACACATGAGGATCCACACGGGagagaaacctttcagctgctcagtctgtgataaaacatttacacagaagGTACACCTGACACAGCACATGACACTCCACTCTGGGGACACGCCCTTCAGTTGCTCTGCTTGTGGGAGAACATTCACCAGACAGTCGCGTGTGAAAAACCACAAGTGTGATCCtcagagcagcagcagttaA